From Thermonema lapsum, the proteins below share one genomic window:
- the map gene encoding type I methionyl aminopeptidase yields MIYLKTEEEIELMRQSAQILAKAHAEVAKHVKAGVTTAQLDAIAEAFIRDHGAIPSFKNYSGFPASLCISVNEQVVHGIPGNYTLKDGDIVSIDCGVFKNGFHSDSAYTYAVGEVSQEVKRLLQVTKEALYKGIEQAVEGNRMGDIGFAIQHYVQAHGFSVVRQLVGHGIGRSLHEEPEVPNYGKRGKGIKLKEGMVLAIEPMVNMGKHHIVEEGDGWTIRTADRLFSAHYEHTVVVRKGKAEPLTTFEYIEQIINQNHGETTIH; encoded by the coding sequence ATGATTTACTTAAAAACAGAAGAAGAAATTGAGCTGATGCGTCAGAGTGCGCAAATCCTGGCAAAAGCACATGCCGAAGTAGCCAAGCATGTGAAGGCAGGGGTTACTACAGCTCAACTCGACGCCATCGCCGAAGCCTTCATCCGTGATCATGGTGCTATTCCCTCGTTTAAAAACTATAGTGGATTCCCTGCATCACTTTGCATTTCGGTAAACGAGCAAGTGGTACATGGCATCCCTGGAAATTACACCCTAAAAGATGGAGACATCGTTTCTATTGATTGTGGGGTGTTTAAAAATGGCTTCCATAGCGACAGCGCTTATACCTACGCCGTAGGTGAGGTGAGTCAGGAAGTCAAGCGCTTGTTACAAGTAACCAAAGAAGCCCTTTACAAAGGCATAGAGCAAGCCGTAGAGGGGAATCGCATGGGAGATATAGGCTTTGCCATTCAGCACTACGTTCAAGCCCATGGCTTTTCTGTAGTGCGTCAGTTGGTAGGACATGGCATCGGACGTTCCTTGCATGAAGAACCCGAAGTACCCAACTATGGTAAGAGAGGCAAAGGTATCAAGCTGAAAGAAGGCATGGTCTTGGCTATCGAGCCCATGGTCAATATGGGCAAACACCACATCGTGGAAGAAGGTGATGGCTGGACCATCCGCACAGCTGACCGCCTGTTCTCGGCTCATTATGAGCATACAGTGGTCGTCAGAAAAGGAAAAGCAGAGCCATTGACTACCTTTGAATACATAGAACAAATCATAAATCAAAACCATGGCGAAACAACCATCCATTGA
- the rplQ gene encoding 50S ribosomal protein L17, which translates to MRHGKKVNHLGRTASHRKAMLANMATSLILHKRIKTTVAKAKALKKYVEPLITRAKAANNTTIEQATHNRRVVFSYLRNKEGVKELFGTVAEKVGDRPGGYTRIIRLGQRYGDAAEMCLIELVDFNETLLQDSNAKKKRTRRKSKKASEAASEVEVKDTKEEAAGNHEASAEE; encoded by the coding sequence ATGAGACACGGAAAAAAAGTAAATCATTTGGGGCGGACCGCTTCGCATCGCAAGGCGATGTTGGCAAACATGGCTACGTCGCTCATCTTGCATAAGCGCATAAAAACCACCGTAGCCAAAGCGAAAGCACTGAAAAAGTATGTGGAACCGCTGATTACCCGCGCTAAAGCCGCCAACAATACCACCATTGAACAAGCAACGCACAACCGCCGCGTGGTATTCTCTTATCTGCGCAACAAAGAAGGAGTGAAAGAACTCTTCGGCACCGTAGCGGAAAAAGTAGGCGACCGTCCGGGAGGATACACCCGCATCATCAGGCTGGGGCAACGCTATGGCGACGCCGCCGAAATGTGTTTGATTGAGCTGGTTGACTTTAATGAAACCCTCTTGCAAGACAGCAACGCCAAGAAAAAACGCACGCGTCGGAAATCTAAAAAGGCGAGCGAGGCAGCTTCCGAAGTGGAAGTAAAAGACACAAAAGAAGAAGCCGCCGGCAACCATGAGGCAAGCGCAGAAGAATAA
- the pnp gene encoding polyribonucleotide nucleotidyltransferase yields the protein MMNEAVVHTITLRDGREITIETGKLARQADGAVVLRMGKTMLLATVVSAKEVKEDADFFPLSVDYQEKFAAAGRIPGGFLKREGRLSDYEVLISRLVDRALRPMFPEGYLAETQINIYLISADTEILPDALAGLAAGAALAVSDIPFNGPIAEVRVAKIDGQFQVNPLASDLERATLDIIVGGSADSIVMVEGEMNEVSEEELLEALAFAHEEIKNLCAGLNELTKKVGKEEKRPFTPPASDEELRKQLWDAYYERMYAVAKSAIQNKNKRKEAFKAIKEEYLNSLPEDTTVNVNLASRYFDEMQRMACRNLALDEGIRLDGRRPTDIRPIWCEVDYLPAVHGSAVFTRGETQSLTTVTLGNKLDEKIIDGVIITGVDKFMLHYNFPAFSTGEIKPNRGPSRREIGHGNLAQRALKAVMPNEEEYPYVVRVVSDILESNGSSSMATVCAGSLALMDAGVPVRAAVSGIAMGMISDEETGRYVVLSDILGDEDHLGDMDFKVAGTAAGITAVQMDIKVKSLDFEVLRKALHQAKEGRLHILSIMNEVISQPRPELKPHAPRVASFTIDRDMIGAVIGPGGKVVQEIQRNTGATVVLEDKGEFGVVNIFASDKEAMEAAIKAVRNIVAVPEVGETYTGIVKEVLPFGAVVEFMPGKQGLLHISEIKWERIENIEDVIEPGEEVMVQLIEVDERTGKYRLSRKALLPKPEGYQERPKKNNNNNNNNRRSGRRS from the coding sequence ATGATGAATGAAGCTGTCGTCCATACGATTACCCTACGCGACGGACGAGAAATAACGATTGAAACCGGTAAATTGGCACGTCAAGCCGACGGTGCCGTAGTCTTGCGCATGGGCAAAACCATGCTTTTGGCTACAGTAGTCTCTGCAAAAGAAGTCAAGGAAGACGCCGATTTTTTCCCTCTTTCGGTTGACTATCAAGAGAAATTCGCAGCTGCCGGTCGCATACCCGGTGGTTTTTTGAAGCGTGAAGGACGTCTTTCGGATTATGAAGTACTCATCAGCCGCTTGGTAGACCGCGCCCTGCGCCCCATGTTTCCCGAGGGCTACTTGGCAGAAACGCAAATCAATATCTATTTGATTTCGGCAGACACTGAAATTCTGCCGGATGCTTTGGCTGGGTTGGCGGCAGGAGCTGCTTTGGCTGTCTCCGATATCCCCTTCAATGGTCCTATTGCCGAGGTGCGTGTTGCTAAAATCGATGGTCAATTCCAAGTGAATCCTTTGGCTTCTGACTTAGAACGAGCCACCTTAGATATTATCGTAGGGGGCTCTGCCGACAGTATTGTGATGGTAGAAGGCGAAATGAATGAAGTGAGCGAAGAAGAACTGCTCGAAGCCTTGGCTTTTGCTCACGAAGAAATCAAAAACCTGTGTGCTGGTTTGAATGAGTTGACCAAGAAGGTAGGCAAAGAGGAAAAACGCCCCTTCACGCCACCAGCAAGCGACGAAGAGTTGCGTAAGCAACTATGGGATGCCTACTATGAACGTATGTATGCCGTTGCCAAAAGTGCCATACAGAATAAAAACAAGCGCAAAGAGGCTTTTAAAGCTATCAAAGAAGAGTACCTCAACAGTCTGCCCGAAGACACAACCGTAAATGTCAACCTCGCAAGCAGATACTTTGACGAAATGCAGCGTATGGCTTGCCGTAACCTTGCATTGGACGAAGGCATACGCTTAGATGGACGTAGACCCACCGACATTCGCCCTATCTGGTGTGAAGTGGATTATCTGCCCGCAGTGCATGGCTCGGCAGTGTTTACCCGTGGCGAAACGCAGTCTTTGACCACTGTTACTCTGGGCAATAAACTCGACGAGAAAATCATCGACGGCGTTATCATCACAGGGGTAGATAAGTTCATGCTGCATTATAACTTCCCTGCCTTTTCTACCGGGGAAATTAAACCCAATCGTGGTCCCAGCCGCCGTGAAATAGGGCATGGCAACCTTGCCCAACGTGCCTTAAAAGCAGTGATGCCCAATGAAGAGGAATATCCATATGTGGTGCGTGTTGTGTCCGATATCTTGGAATCCAACGGCTCTTCTTCTATGGCTACCGTTTGCGCAGGTTCTTTGGCTTTGATGGATGCCGGTGTTCCTGTGCGTGCTGCTGTTTCAGGCATTGCCATGGGTATGATTTCCGATGAAGAAACGGGGCGTTATGTAGTACTCTCTGACATACTGGGCGACGAAGACCACTTGGGCGATATGGATTTTAAAGTGGCAGGAACAGCAGCCGGTATCACTGCCGTGCAGATGGATATAAAAGTAAAAAGCCTTGATTTCGAAGTATTGCGTAAAGCACTGCATCAAGCTAAAGAAGGGCGTTTGCACATCCTAAGCATCATGAATGAGGTCATCAGCCAGCCACGCCCCGAGTTGAAGCCTCATGCACCGCGAGTGGCAAGCTTCACCATTGACCGCGACATGATAGGAGCCGTCATTGGACCCGGCGGGAAGGTAGTACAGGAAATTCAGCGCAATACAGGTGCTACTGTTGTACTCGAAGACAAAGGTGAATTTGGGGTTGTCAACATCTTCGCTTCTGACAAAGAAGCCATGGAAGCCGCCATAAAAGCTGTGCGCAACATCGTTGCCGTGCCCGAAGTAGGAGAAACCTATACCGGTATAGTAAAAGAAGTACTTCCATTTGGAGCAGTGGTAGAGTTTATGCCCGGAAAACAAGGTTTGTTGCACATCTCTGAAATCAAGTGGGAGCGTATAGAAAACATTGAAGATGTCATTGAACCGGGCGAAGAAGTAATGGTGCAATTGATTGAGGTGGACGAACGCACCGGCAAATATCGCTTGTCGCGGAAGGCTCTACTGCCCAAACCCGAAGGCTATCAAGAACGCCCCAAAAAGAACAACAACAATAACAACAACAATCGGCGTTCTGGGCGACGCTCATAA
- the carA gene encoding glutamine-hydrolyzing carbamoyl-phosphate synthase small subunit, with amino-acid sequence MKSRALEHPAILLLEDGTLWHGYAIGKTGTTTGEICFNTGMTGYQEIYTDPSYYGQIIVNTTAHIGNYGVIAEDEESAVPQIRGMVCNAFSEFYSRKLADGSLQEYLEKHGIVGIAGVDTRALVTHIRHKGAMNAIISSEEFDIDKLKMQLAETPSMKGLELASKVSTKEPYLVGEGNTGPKIAALDLGVKRNILRHLEKRGALIKVFPAKTSLEEIEAWHPDAYFISNGPGDPAAMPYAVTTVQKMLDTGKPLFGICLGHQLLALASGIGTHKMHNGHRGLNHPVKNLITGRCEVTSQNHGFGVNREDVEKSKIVEITHVNLNDGSIEGIRRKDCPAFSVQYHPEASPGPHDATYLFDEFMKLIEGGSLYV; translated from the coding sequence ATGAAAAGCAGAGCCCTTGAGCACCCGGCTATTCTGTTACTCGAAGACGGAACCCTCTGGCATGGTTACGCAATAGGTAAAACAGGTACAACCACCGGCGAGATATGCTTCAATACCGGCATGACCGGTTATCAAGAGATTTACACCGACCCCTCTTACTATGGGCAAATCATTGTCAATACTACCGCACACATTGGCAATTATGGCGTCATTGCCGAAGATGAGGAGTCGGCAGTCCCTCAAATCAGAGGTATGGTGTGCAATGCGTTCTCTGAGTTTTACTCTCGTAAATTGGCAGATGGCAGCTTACAGGAATACCTCGAAAAACATGGTATAGTAGGTATTGCAGGCGTAGATACCCGGGCTTTGGTTACTCATATCCGCCACAAAGGTGCCATGAACGCCATCATATCCTCCGAAGAGTTCGACATAGACAAACTAAAAATGCAGCTTGCTGAAACTCCTTCTATGAAAGGCTTGGAATTGGCGTCGAAAGTAAGCACTAAAGAGCCTTATTTGGTGGGTGAGGGCAATACCGGACCTAAAATAGCAGCGCTGGATTTGGGCGTAAAGCGAAACATATTGCGCCATTTGGAAAAAAGGGGCGCCCTCATAAAAGTCTTTCCTGCTAAAACCTCACTTGAAGAAATAGAAGCATGGCATCCAGACGCTTACTTCATCTCCAATGGTCCTGGCGACCCCGCCGCCATGCCTTATGCCGTGACCACTGTGCAAAAAATGCTGGATACGGGCAAGCCCCTTTTTGGTATCTGCTTGGGGCATCAGCTACTGGCATTAGCCAGTGGCATAGGCACCCACAAAATGCATAATGGGCATCGGGGGCTTAACCATCCTGTCAAAAACCTTATTACCGGACGTTGCGAGGTAACTTCGCAAAATCACGGCTTCGGGGTGAATCGTGAAGATGTAGAAAAAAGCAAAATAGTAGAAATCACTCATGTGAACCTTAATGACGGAAGCATAGAAGGCATTCGTCGGAAAGATTGTCCAGCTTTTTCGGTACAATACCACCCCGAGGCATCGCCCGGTCCACATGATGCTACTTACCTCTTTGATGAGTTTATGAAGCTGATAGAAGGCGGCAGCTTGTATGTCTGA
- the secY gene encoding preprotein translocase subunit SecY: protein MKKLINTFKDIFSIPELKRRIINTILLLMVFRLGSYVVLPGIDPTKLQSSFQDIRGLLDTFLGGAFGRASIFALGIMPYISASIVVQLLTVALPEFQKMQRKEGEAGRKKLTRITRLLTIAITLVQSFAFLATINSDALVVSRSFFTFSSVILLTTGTIFCMWLGERITERGIGNGISLLIMIGIISRFPKAIYQEVETALVGVGGELKLVLEAVVLILVVMGIVMLTQAVRNVPVQYAKQVVGNKVWGGRRQMLPLRLNAAGVMPIIFAQSLMFLPAMLAGLFASPDSDLAVTIGMFSNPFTWQYNLVFGILIILFTFFYTAITIDPRQIADDLKRSGGFIPGIKPGEPTAHYIDSILSKITLPGSIFLAIVAIIPAIVQYFGVSSDFAQFYGGTSLLIMVGVVADTVQQVDAYLIQKRYESLMKSGQISSPVGGTIDVA, encoded by the coding sequence TCTATCCCCGAACTTAAGCGGCGCATCATCAACACCATCTTGTTGTTGATGGTGTTCCGTTTAGGTTCTTATGTGGTATTACCCGGGATAGACCCAACCAAGCTCCAGTCTTCTTTTCAAGACATCCGAGGGCTGCTCGATACTTTCTTGGGTGGGGCTTTTGGGCGTGCCTCTATCTTTGCCCTGGGCATCATGCCTTATATTTCTGCCTCTATTGTGGTGCAGTTGCTTACTGTGGCACTGCCCGAATTCCAAAAGATGCAGCGCAAAGAAGGGGAAGCAGGACGCAAAAAATTAACTCGCATCACACGCCTGCTGACCATCGCCATCACCCTTGTGCAGTCTTTTGCTTTCTTGGCTACTATCAATAGCGACGCACTGGTGGTAAGCCGTTCTTTCTTTACCTTCTCTTCTGTTATCTTGCTGACTACCGGCACCATCTTTTGTATGTGGCTGGGTGAACGCATCACAGAGCGGGGGATTGGCAACGGTATATCTCTGCTTATTATGATTGGTATCATCTCGCGCTTTCCCAAAGCTATCTACCAAGAGGTAGAAACCGCATTGGTAGGGGTTGGTGGCGAGCTGAAATTAGTCTTGGAAGCAGTGGTGCTGATTTTGGTTGTGATGGGTATCGTTATGCTTACACAAGCCGTGCGTAATGTGCCGGTGCAGTATGCCAAACAAGTGGTGGGCAACAAAGTGTGGGGCGGGCGTCGCCAAATGCTGCCTTTGCGCCTCAATGCCGCAGGGGTGATGCCTATCATCTTCGCACAGTCCTTGATGTTTCTGCCTGCTATGCTTGCCGGCTTGTTTGCAAGCCCTGATAGCGATTTGGCTGTTACTATAGGCATGTTCTCGAATCCTTTCACCTGGCAATACAACCTGGTGTTTGGCATTCTCATCATTCTATTCACTTTCTTCTATACAGCCATCACCATTGACCCGCGTCAGATAGCAGACGACCTGAAAAGGAGCGGCGGTTTTATTCCCGGCATAAAGCCTGGTGAGCCCACGGCTCATTATATCGATAGCATCTTATCAAAAATCACTTTGCCAGGCTCTATCTTCCTGGCTATTGTAGCCATCATTCCTGCCATTGTGCAGTATTTTGGTGTATCGAGTGATTTTGCACAGTTCTATGGCGGTACCTCACTTTTGATTATGGTGGGTGTAGTAGCCGATACCGTGCAACAGGTAGATGCTTATTTGATTCAAAAACGTTATGAATCGTTGATGAAAAGCGGACAAATAAGCTCGCCCGTTGGCGGTACAATAGATGTGGCATAG
- the infA gene encoding translation initiation factor IF-1 translates to MAKQPSIELDGVVTEALSNAMFRVQLENGHEVIAHISGKMRMNYIKILPGDKVKLEMSPYDLTKGRIVYRYKS, encoded by the coding sequence ATGGCGAAACAACCATCCATTGAATTAGACGGAGTAGTTACCGAAGCCCTTTCCAATGCCATGTTTCGTGTACAGTTGGAAAACGGGCACGAGGTGATTGCTCATATCTCCGGCAAAATGCGCATGAACTATATTAAAATTCTACCCGGCGATAAGGTCAAGCTCGAAATGTCGCCTTATGACCTGACCAAAGGTAGAATTGTGTATCGTTACAAATCATAA
- the ykgO gene encoding type B 50S ribosomal protein L36 — MKVRASVKKRSADCKIVRRKGRVYVINKKNPKYKQRQG, encoded by the coding sequence ATGAAAGTAAGAGCTTCGGTAAAAAAACGCAGTGCTGATTGCAAAATCGTTCGCCGTAAAGGGCGCGTATATGTAATCAACAAAAAGAATCCAAAGTACAAACAAAGACAAGGATAA
- a CDS encoding DNA-directed RNA polymerase subunit alpha, producing the protein MSILSFQMPEKVVVEKSDDFVGLFEFKPLEPGYGVTIGNALRRVLLSSLEGYAIKAVRIPGVLHEFSPIEGVVQDMVAIVLNLKKVRFKRIGEETEEHLTIKIKGKEVFKAGDITEVSANFQVLNPDLVICELDPAKELTVDLIITKGRGYVPAEEHDLGERSLDYIAVDSIFTPIRNVKYQVENTRVEQKTDYEKLLLEVETDGSIHPEEALKGAAHILIQHFMLFSDQTMTFEAVQEEETAVVDEEVLRMRKLLKTPLSELDLSVRAYNCLRSANIKTLGDLVRLEISDMMKFRNFGKKSLTEIEELISSKGLTFGMDVSKYRLDED; encoded by the coding sequence ATGTCTATTTTAAGCTTTCAAATGCCCGAAAAAGTAGTGGTTGAAAAATCCGACGACTTTGTCGGTCTTTTCGAATTCAAACCACTCGAACCCGGGTATGGAGTAACGATTGGGAATGCACTGCGTCGTGTGCTCCTTTCTTCATTAGAGGGCTATGCCATTAAAGCGGTGCGCATCCCGGGCGTGCTTCATGAGTTTTCGCCTATTGAGGGGGTTGTCCAAGACATGGTAGCCATTGTGTTGAACCTCAAAAAAGTACGCTTTAAGCGCATCGGTGAAGAAACAGAAGAGCACCTAACCATCAAAATCAAAGGTAAAGAAGTCTTTAAAGCCGGAGATATTACCGAGGTATCTGCTAACTTTCAAGTATTGAACCCCGACCTGGTGATTTGTGAGCTTGACCCGGCTAAAGAGTTAACCGTAGACCTCATCATCACCAAAGGGCGTGGTTATGTGCCTGCCGAAGAGCATGACTTGGGCGAGCGCTCACTTGATTACATTGCCGTAGATTCTATCTTCACCCCTATACGCAATGTAAAGTATCAGGTAGAAAACACCCGTGTAGAACAAAAAACCGACTACGAAAAGCTCTTGCTGGAAGTAGAAACCGATGGGTCTATCCATCCCGAAGAGGCTTTGAAGGGCGCCGCTCATATCTTGATTCAGCACTTTATGCTCTTCTCAGACCAAACCATGACTTTCGAGGCAGTGCAAGAAGAAGAAACTGCTGTAGTGGACGAGGAAGTGTTGCGCATGCGTAAGCTCCTTAAAACTCCACTCTCTGAGCTGGACCTTTCGGTGCGGGCTTACAACTGTCTCCGCTCGGCAAACATCAAGACCTTAGGAGACTTGGTACGTTTGGAAATCTCCGACATGATGAAATTCCGCAACTTCGGTAAGAAATCGCTCACCGAAATAGAGGAGCTCATTTCTTCAAAGGGACTTACCTTTGGTATGGATGTATCTAAATATCGATTAGACGAAGACTAA
- the rpsD gene encoding 30S ribosomal protein S4, which translates to MARYRGPRAKIGRKFGESILGAAKYVQKKNYPPGQHGRNRRRKQSEYAMQLAAKQKAKYIYGLTERQFRNLFEKASRRQGVTGEILLQLLEARLDNVVYRLGIAPSRRAARQLVLHKHILVNGEVVNIPSYTLRPGDQVAVREKSKSLELITDSLAKSSVSRYSWLEWDKASMTGKFMNLPARDEIPENIQEQLIVELYSK; encoded by the coding sequence ATGGCAAGATATAGAGGACCCAGAGCTAAAATCGGAAGAAAGTTCGGCGAGAGTATCTTAGGCGCAGCCAAGTACGTACAAAAGAAAAACTATCCTCCCGGGCAACACGGGCGTAATCGTCGCCGCAAGCAGTCGGAATATGCCATGCAGTTGGCTGCCAAGCAAAAGGCGAAATATATCTACGGTTTGACCGAGCGGCAGTTCCGTAACCTGTTCGAAAAAGCATCACGCAGGCAAGGGGTAACCGGTGAAATCCTTTTGCAATTGCTCGAAGCCCGTTTAGACAACGTGGTGTATCGCTTGGGCATTGCCCCCTCACGCCGTGCCGCCCGTCAGCTGGTATTGCATAAGCACATCCTGGTGAACGGCGAGGTGGTCAACATACCTTCTTACACGCTGCGCCCCGGTGATCAAGTAGCTGTTCGTGAAAAATCGAAATCGCTGGAATTGATTACCGACAGCTTGGCTAAGTCAAGCGTATCGCGTTACAGCTGGCTCGAGTGGGACAAAGCTTCTATGACCGGTAAATTCATGAATCTGCCGGCTCGTGATGAAATCCCCGAGAACATACAAGAACAGCTCATCGTAGAATTGTACTCTAAATAA
- a CDS encoding sigma-70 family RNA polymerase sigma factor, with protein sequence MRQLKISKQITNRESQSLDKYLQEIGKVDLLTPEEEVELAKRIREGDQLALEKLTKANLRFVVSVAKQYQNQGLSLGDLINEGNLGLIKAAQRFDETRGFKFISYAVWWIRQSILQALAEQSRIVRLPLNRVGSLNKISKTYSELEQRYEREPSPEELAEELDVSPEEVIDTLKISGRHVSVDAPFVQGEENSLLDVLENDSEESPDTGLVNESLRREIQRALSTLSEREADVITLYFGLNGEHPLTLEEIGERFNLTRERVRQIKEKAIRRLRHASRSKALKPYLG encoded by the coding sequence ATGAGACAGCTCAAAATTAGCAAGCAAATTACCAACCGTGAAAGCCAGTCGTTAGACAAGTACTTGCAGGAAATTGGTAAGGTAGACCTGCTTACGCCTGAAGAAGAAGTAGAGCTTGCTAAACGAATCCGTGAGGGAGACCAGTTGGCACTGGAAAAACTCACCAAGGCGAACTTGCGTTTCGTCGTGTCGGTGGCAAAACAGTACCAAAACCAAGGTCTTTCGCTGGGTGATTTGATTAACGAGGGTAACTTAGGACTTATCAAAGCCGCACAACGTTTCGACGAAACCCGTGGCTTTAAGTTTATTTCTTACGCCGTATGGTGGATTCGCCAATCTATCTTGCAGGCTTTGGCAGAACAATCACGTATTGTGCGCTTGCCTTTGAACCGTGTGGGTTCACTGAACAAAATATCGAAGACCTATTCAGAGCTGGAGCAGCGCTACGAGCGTGAACCTTCACCCGAAGAGTTGGCAGAAGAGCTGGATGTATCACCCGAAGAAGTAATAGATACCCTGAAAATTTCGGGGCGGCATGTGTCGGTAGATGCTCCTTTTGTGCAAGGTGAAGAAAACAGCTTGCTCGACGTGTTAGAAAACGACTCGGAAGAGTCGCCCGATACTGGCTTAGTCAATGAATCACTGCGCCGAGAAATACAGCGTGCACTCTCTACGCTCTCTGAGCGTGAAGCAGATGTGATAACTCTTTACTTTGGACTCAATGGAGAACACCCATTGACTCTTGAAGAAATAGGCGAGCGCTTTAACCTGACCCGTGAACGGGTACGTCAAATCAAAGAAAAGGCTATTCGTCGTCTGCGTCATGCGTCGCGCAGTAAAGCCTTGAAACCTTATTTAGGTTAA
- the rpsM gene encoding 30S ribosomal protein S13, with product MARILGVDIPDNKQGRIALTYIYGIGRSSALKILEKVGVDPTKKVKDWTDEESVAIRNEITSNYKVEGELKSEVQLNIKRLMDIGCYRGLRHRKGLPVRGQRTRTNARTRKGKRKTVANKKKATK from the coding sequence ATGGCAAGGATTTTAGGTGTTGACATCCCCGACAACAAACAAGGACGTATTGCGCTCACTTATATCTACGGGATTGGGCGCTCATCTGCCCTCAAAATCTTAGAAAAAGTGGGCGTGGACCCCACCAAAAAGGTGAAAGATTGGACAGACGAAGAGTCTGTAGCCATTCGTAACGAGATTACGAGCAACTACAAAGTAGAAGGTGAGCTGAAGTCAGAAGTGCAGCTCAACATCAAACGCTTGATGGACATCGGCTGCTATCGTGGGCTGCGCCATCGCAAAGGCTTGCCTGTGCGTGGACAAAGAACCCGTACCAACGCTCGTACTCGTAAAGGGAAACGTAAGACCGTAGCAAACAAGAAAAAAGCTACTAAATAA
- the rpsK gene encoding 30S ribosomal protein S11, translating to MAKKDTKKKVHVDAEGQVHIKATFNNIIITITNKNGEVITWASAGKMGFKGSKKNTPYAAQVAAADCAKKAYDLGMRKAEVLVKGPGAGREAAIRTIYNSGIEITAIKDVTPLPHNGCRPPKRRRV from the coding sequence ATGGCTAAGAAAGATACAAAGAAGAAAGTACATGTAGATGCTGAAGGGCAAGTGCACATCAAAGCCACCTTCAACAACATCATCATCACCATCACCAATAAAAATGGGGAAGTGATTACCTGGGCGTCTGCAGGAAAAATGGGATTCAAAGGCTCGAAAAAGAACACCCCATACGCCGCACAAGTGGCTGCTGCAGACTGTGCTAAAAAAGCGTACGACCTTGGCATGCGCAAAGCAGAAGTGCTTGTGAAGGGACCGGGGGCTGGTCGTGAGGCGGCTATCCGTACTATCTATAATTCCGGTATTGAAATTACCGCTATCAAAGACGTAACTCCGCTTCCTCACAACGGTTGTCGTCCCCCCAAACGTAGAAGAGTCTAA
- the rpsO gene encoding 30S ribosomal protein S15 — protein MYLTSEKKQELFEKYGRGKNDTGSPEAQIALLTYRINHLTEHLKTHKKDFSTHLGLLRMVGKRRRLLEYLKKQDLERYRSLITELGIRK, from the coding sequence ATGTATTTGACGAGCGAAAAGAAGCAAGAACTATTTGAAAAGTACGGCAGAGGGAAGAACGATACCGGCTCTCCCGAAGCGCAAATCGCTTTATTGACTTATCGAATCAACCATCTGACTGAGCACTTGAAAACCCACAAGAAAGATTTCTCTACTCACTTGGGGTTGCTTCGTATGGTAGGTAAGCGTAGACGATTGCTCGAATACTTGAAAAAGCAAGACCTGGAGCGCTATCGTAGCCTAATCACTGAATTGGGTATCCGTAAGTAA